A genomic window from Thermanaerothrix sp. includes:
- a CDS encoding carbon-nitrogen hydrolase family protein, which produces MRSFVAAAVQFAVEPMDVKENLLRAEAWVDRCVKESGAELVVLPESFTTGFTPLGDSKDLWDAVSEIPGPLTDRGVEWARKMGIHLVFPTYERGPERVVVYNSAVLIGPSGILGVYRKTHPFPTERLEGGGWTTPGHEPFCVKTELGNIGIVICYDGDFPELARVTTLMGAEVICRPSAFMRTFDHWEITNRARAYDNHVYWVATNSVGRDASGAYFFGGSMIVHPSAMKLAQARASDEYVWARLDPDPIRRVLPNSSGEQWFDHVEDRNLRSYRGILDEGRCPFEPARRIPYGR; this is translated from the coding sequence ATGAGATCTTTCGTTGCGGCGGCGGTTCAGTTCGCCGTGGAGCCCATGGACGTGAAGGAGAACCTTCTAAGGGCGGAAGCCTGGGTGGATCGCTGCGTCAAGGAGTCCGGGGCGGAGCTGGTGGTCTTGCCCGAGAGCTTCACCACCGGGTTTACTCCCTTGGGGGACTCGAAGGACCTTTGGGACGCGGTGTCCGAGATCCCAGGGCCTTTGACGGACCGGGGGGTTGAGTGGGCTCGTAAGATGGGAATACATCTGGTCTTCCCAACCTACGAGAGGGGGCCTGAGCGGGTGGTAGTTTACAACTCCGCGGTCCTCATAGGGCCCTCCGGCATATTGGGGGTTTACAGGAAGACCCATCCGTTCCCCACCGAGAGGCTTGAGGGGGGCGGGTGGACCACGCCGGGGCACGAGCCCTTCTGCGTCAAGACGGAGCTTGGGAACATAGGCATAGTGATCTGTTACGACGGCGACTTCCCTGAGCTTGCCAGGGTCACCACCCTCATGGGGGCGGAGGTCATATGCCGGCCCTCGGCGTTCATGAGGACCTTCGACCATTGGGAGATAACCAACCGTGCCAGGGCCTACGACAACCACGTTTACTGGGTGGCCACCAACTCGGTGGGCCGGGACGCTTCGGGGGCCTATTTCTTCGGGGGGTCCATGATAGTGCATCCCTCCGCCATGAAGCTTGCCCAGGCCAGGGCCAGCGACGAGTACGTTTGGGCCCGGCTGGATCCGGACCCCATAAGGCGGGTCTTGCCCAACAGCTCCGGGGAGCAGTGGTTTGACCACGTGGAAGACCGCAACCTAAGGAGTTACCGGGGGATCCTGGATGAGGGCCGTTGCCCCTTTGAGCCCGCCAGGCGGATACCTTACGGGAGGTGA
- a CDS encoding DMT family transporter has translation MTECRLNISRRTVLLADGSILLAASFWGVGFAVLKDALTYLPTFTVLACRFLIGGAILGLIFRKRLTGLSKRGISDGFIAGVLLFMAFALQTMGLIWTSAGKQAFLTATYVVLAPLISWGITKRFPGLKPMAASFICLWGIWTLGSAEAGGLNKGDLMTLGSAVFFAGHLLGVDRFSKRTDPVGLASVQMITLGLLSLPLAAMLEEPSFGAMPPRVWWSMAYMVAFSTVGAFTIQNVAQRYTSPTHAALLLSTEAVFGAIAGVLMLGEVFTPQMFIGASMVMAAILMVELQLPQGWTERLMGLFGKAEER, from the coding sequence ATGACCGAGTGCCGGTTAAATATTAGCAGGAGAACGGTGCTCCTGGCAGACGGTTCGATACTCTTGGCCGCCTCTTTCTGGGGCGTGGGGTTTGCGGTGCTGAAGGACGCGTTGACGTACCTTCCAACCTTCACGGTGTTGGCGTGCCGATTTCTCATTGGAGGCGCCATCCTGGGGCTCATCTTCCGAAAACGGCTTACGGGGCTCTCGAAGAGGGGGATCTCCGACGGCTTCATCGCCGGGGTCCTTCTATTCATGGCCTTCGCCCTTCAGACCATGGGGCTCATATGGACCAGCGCGGGGAAGCAGGCATTTCTTACCGCCACATACGTGGTGCTGGCACCCCTCATATCCTGGGGGATAACCAAGCGCTTCCCGGGCCTTAAGCCCATGGCGGCTTCGTTCATATGCCTTTGGGGAATATGGACCTTGGGCTCCGCCGAGGCGGGGGGGCTCAACAAGGGAGACCTCATGACCTTGGGCTCCGCGGTGTTCTTCGCCGGCCACCTCCTGGGGGTGGACCGGTTCTCCAAGAGGACCGACCCCGTTGGGCTGGCTTCCGTGCAGATGATCACCCTGGGGCTTTTGAGCCTGCCCCTGGCGGCGATGCTTGAGGAGCCCTCGTTCGGCGCCATGCCCCCAAGGGTCTGGTGGTCCATGGCCTACATGGTGGCCTTCTCCACCGTTGGAGCCTTCACGATCCAGAACGTGGCGCAGCGCTACACCTCCCCCACCCATGCAGCGCTTTTGCTCTCCACCGAGGCGGTCTTCGGAGCCATAGCGGGGGTGCTTATGCTGGGAGAGGTCTTCACCCCCCAGATGTTCATCGGCGCATCCATGGTCATGGCGGCCATACTCATGGTGGAGCTGCAGCTGCCCCAGGGCTGGACGGAGCGGTTGATGGGCCTATTCGGCAAGGCGGAGGAGCGGTGA
- a CDS encoding ABC-F family ATP-binding cassette domain-containing protein, producing MEGSGLIILEGVSLRYGERVILDNAGWVVTTGQKVALVGPNGCGKTSLMRLLAGEDHPESGTVTVKALQVGYLPQDIAQVGPGSVMEYLKSRSGLTQAEAAMRELEARMGEPHMEEDEAIRLAREHDGLQSRIASLGGYSFEARAKRVLSGLGFEERDYERDCSDFSGGWKMRILLASILLSQPEVLLLDEPTNHLDTESMEWLEGYLKSFDGTMVAVSHDRRFINRTTGAVAEIRGGKIRTHQGSYESYLKAREAEDEELRRRARDVRELRARTMAFVERFRYKASKASQAQSRLKALERIEETGQMESARELKIKIPAPPRGPELVMSAQDLGMSYDGRWIFRGVRFEVHRGDRVALVGYNGSGKSTLMRLMGLRESPSEGTLRLGSGVRTAFFSQESATNLDYGKTVLEEARSASLSVTDQDVKSTLGAFLLGPDYWDLPVEVLSGGEKSRLTLAKMLMEPANLLLLDEPTNHLDERTKEIFASALGAYQGTLVIVSHDRDFLDAVVNRVFEIRRGTLREYLGNYSRFAELRGELDGNSDLPGEESKRPRRDLSSSKDSIKEERRRRAEDRNRIYRLKKAVLDRMAPIEEAIGAAEARKGELEGLLCSPEVLGDSSKVQSLMLELSEINRRLEALYPQWEALAEELDAIGR from the coding sequence GTGGAGGGATCGGGTCTGATAATTTTGGAAGGGGTGTCCCTTAGATACGGTGAAAGGGTGATACTGGACAACGCGGGCTGGGTGGTTACGACGGGGCAAAAGGTGGCCCTGGTGGGTCCCAACGGCTGCGGCAAGACGTCGCTCATGAGGCTGCTGGCCGGGGAGGATCATCCCGAGTCCGGCACGGTCACGGTGAAGGCCCTTCAGGTGGGGTATCTGCCCCAGGACATAGCCCAGGTGGGGCCAGGGAGCGTCATGGAGTACCTGAAGTCGAGGAGCGGCCTCACGCAGGCGGAGGCGGCCATGCGGGAGTTGGAAGCTCGAATGGGGGAGCCCCACATGGAGGAGGACGAGGCCATAAGGCTCGCCAGGGAGCACGACGGGCTGCAGTCAAGGATCGCCTCCTTGGGGGGCTACTCCTTCGAGGCCCGGGCCAAGCGGGTTCTGAGCGGCCTTGGGTTTGAAGAACGGGACTACGAAAGGGACTGTTCCGATTTCTCCGGGGGATGGAAGATGCGGATACTGCTGGCCTCGATACTCCTGTCTCAGCCGGAGGTGCTCCTCCTTGACGAGCCCACAAACCACCTCGACACGGAGAGCATGGAGTGGCTGGAGGGGTACCTCAAGTCCTTCGATGGGACCATGGTGGCGGTGTCCCACGACAGGCGTTTCATAAACAGGACCACCGGGGCGGTGGCGGAGATCCGGGGAGGCAAGATAAGGACCCACCAGGGAAGCTACGAGTCCTACCTCAAGGCCCGGGAGGCGGAGGATGAAGAGCTGCGCCGAAGGGCCCGGGATGTAAGGGAGCTGAGGGCCAGGACCATGGCCTTCGTGGAGCGCTTCCGCTACAAGGCCTCGAAGGCCTCTCAGGCACAAAGCCGGCTGAAGGCCCTGGAGAGGATAGAGGAGACGGGGCAGATGGAGTCCGCCAGGGAGCTCAAGATAAAGATCCCCGCCCCTCCCAGGGGGCCCGAGTTGGTCATGAGCGCCCAGGACCTTGGCATGAGTTACGACGGACGGTGGATCTTCCGGGGAGTGCGGTTCGAGGTGCACCGGGGCGACCGGGTGGCCCTGGTGGGGTACAACGGGTCCGGCAAGTCCACCCTCATGCGGCTCATGGGCCTTAGGGAATCCCCGTCGGAGGGAACCCTGCGCCTTGGCAGCGGGGTTAGGACCGCTTTCTTCTCCCAGGAGAGCGCCACCAACCTGGACTATGGCAAGACCGTTCTGGAGGAGGCAAGATCCGCCAGCCTGTCCGTCACCGACCAGGACGTGAAGTCAACCCTTGGGGCCTTTCTTTTAGGCCCCGACTACTGGGACCTGCCGGTGGAGGTCCTTTCGGGCGGCGAGAAGTCCCGGCTTACGCTGGCCAAGATGCTCATGGAGCCCGCGAACCTGCTGCTCCTGGACGAGCCCACAAACCACCTGGACGAGAGGACCAAGGAGATCTTCGCAAGCGCCCTTGGGGCCTACCAGGGAACTTTGGTGATAGTCTCCCACGACCGGGACTTCTTAGACGCGGTGGTGAACCGGGTGTTCGAGATACGGCGGGGCACCCTTCGGGAATACCTGGGGAACTACAGCAGGTTCGCGGAGCTTCGGGGGGAGCTCGATGGTAACTCGGACTTACCTGGGGAGGAGTCCAAGAGGCCCCGCCGGGATCTAAGCTCCTCCAAGGACTCCATAAAGGAGGAGCGAAGGCGCAGGGCGGAGGACAGGAACAGGATATACCGCCTCAAGAAGGCGGTGTTGGACAGGATGGCCCCCATAGAGGAGGCCATCGGGGCGGCGGAGGCGAGGAAGGGGGAGCTGGAGGGGCTTTTGTGCAGCCCCGAGGTGCTTGGGGATTCGTCAAAGGTACAATCCCTCATGCTTGAGCTGTCGGAGATAAACCGGCGCCTTGAGGCATTGTACCCCCAGTGGGAGGCGCTGGCGGAGGAGCTTGACGCCATAGGTAGATAA
- a CDS encoding MFS transporter, with protein MAKVFKDPKWLAWVLQDVGNSGFATTIMAVMFPLFYREVLGTGSSKQLVLAMWGYGTALGMLVTALLAPALGAAADQRGIRKALFTAFTALGVASSFLMGLLPEGGWVLGLGLFIVGSLGFSFNNVFYDSFLPHIAPEEDRSLLSSAGYALGYLGGGVLLTINVFMAARYGEAGFRMAFASVALWWAAATVPFWLFIQEPPATPKDPLGPFARPIRTLRELPQNPNVMWFLFAFWLYNDGIGTIMRMGVIYGSSIGIDQRTLLMSLVATQFVGIPLTMLWAKVSDFIGDKGALMGALAVYLVICLFVPFIRTSSHFWAMALAIGSVQGGAQALSRSLFSRIVPKDRSAELFGFYDLSSKFAGVLGPMAFGLISQMTGSFALGGPLLAGFFLLGIVMLFKVRA; from the coding sequence ATGGCTAAGGTCTTCAAGGACCCCAAATGGCTGGCCTGGGTCCTGCAGGACGTGGGCAACTCTGGGTTTGCCACCACCATAATGGCGGTCATGTTCCCCCTTTTCTACCGGGAGGTCCTGGGGACGGGATCTAGCAAACAGCTGGTGCTCGCCATGTGGGGCTACGGCACCGCCCTTGGGATGCTCGTCACCGCCCTTTTGGCCCCTGCGCTGGGGGCCGCGGCGGACCAGCGGGGGATCCGCAAGGCCCTCTTCACGGCCTTTACCGCCCTTGGGGTGGCCTCCTCCTTCCTGATGGGACTGCTTCCCGAAGGTGGCTGGGTCCTTGGGCTTGGGCTTTTTATCGTGGGTTCCCTTGGGTTCTCCTTCAACAACGTCTTCTACGACTCGTTCCTTCCCCACATAGCCCCCGAGGAGGACCGTTCCCTCCTGTCCTCCGCGGGCTACGCCCTGGGATACCTGGGCGGCGGGGTGCTTCTTACGATCAACGTCTTCATGGCCGCCCGTTACGGAGAGGCGGGTTTCAGGATGGCCTTCGCCTCCGTGGCCCTCTGGTGGGCCGCCGCCACGGTCCCCTTCTGGCTGTTCATCCAAGAGCCTCCCGCCACCCCCAAGGATCCCTTGGGGCCCTTCGCAAGGCCCATAAGAACCCTCCGGGAGCTGCCCCAAAACCCCAACGTCATGTGGTTCCTCTTTGCCTTTTGGCTCTACAACGACGGCATAGGGACCATCATGAGGATGGGGGTTATTTACGGTTCCAGCATAGGGATAGATCAGCGCACCCTCCTCATGTCGCTGGTGGCCACCCAGTTCGTGGGCATCCCCTTGACCATGTTGTGGGCCAAGGTGTCGGACTTCATCGGGGACAAGGGGGCCCTCATGGGCGCCCTGGCGGTGTACCTTGTGATATGCCTGTTCGTCCCCTTCATAAGGACCTCGTCCCACTTCTGGGCCATGGCGCTCGCCATAGGTTCCGTCCAGGGCGGCGCCCAGGCGCTGTCCAGATCCCTTTTCTCGAGGATAGTTCCCAAGGACCGCAGCGCGGAGCTCTTCGGCTTCTACGACCTCTCCAGCAAGTTCGCCGGGGTGCTGGGCCCCATGGCGTTCGGGCTCATCTCTCAGATGACCGGCTCCTTCGCCCTTGGGGGGCCGCTGTTGGCGGGGTTCTTCCTCCTGGGAATCGTGATGCTTTTTAAGGTCAGAGCTTGA
- a CDS encoding cold-shock protein: MATQGTVKWFNATKGYGFITTDEGRDVFCHFSAIKMDGYKSLEEGQRVSLDVEMGPKGEQAANVVKL, from the coding sequence GTGGCTACTCAGGGTACTGTTAAGTGGTTCAACGCGACGAAGGGTTATGGCTTCATCACCACCGACGAGGGTAGGGATGTTTTCTGTCATTTCAGCGCCATCAAGATGGATGGCTACAAGTCCCTCGAGGAGGGGCAGCGGGTCTCCCTTGATGTGGAGATGGGCCCCAAGGGCGAGCAGGCTGCCAACGTGGTGAAGCTCTAA
- a CDS encoding PucR family transcriptional regulator ligand-binding domain-containing protein, with protein MIAADLLRHHLFPDFDLLGGSSGLNRELSSVSVIDAPDVDRWMRGGEFLVGSGYIFREDPEAFTDFLRRVNDRGIAAVGVKLDRYHHELPSSMVSEADRMGLPLLSIPLHYRWTDIIEGVQTFILQERNRSACSPYEVGSFLEEGLDIRQILSTFASRLQRTLTVQCSQMGICHNFLPDGSVEGPEATQAFLKTPVVQERGLPKRGQVVASLELRNSGVLQWSASYRFLSDTPLTLHLWLSQGENLPSTRQERMVLRAMTLVRASALELSAISNRSAMRKEKLFEALCLDIYNDPSIIEANLKELGITLPQRSCVAIVSAAEGSSPPRWTPSNPVMSYRLGDMWTGLIPLSDLEQIKREWNQRAMDLKVYVAIGGTVRTMGEISRSYQEAKRTFNWLREFSLDPGAYAHDDLSLYALLDNLFRLPEAKGVYKRFFEPLLEEASSSSRRSLPLKDLVKSLVSCDFNARQCAQALHLHYNTVRNHLDELEKLLGVDLNNPHHRLGLALAYHIGNGVQKRGIKL; from the coding sequence TTGATAGCGGCGGACCTTTTAAGGCATCACCTATTCCCTGACTTCGACCTTTTGGGGGGCAGCAGCGGCCTCAACCGGGAGCTCTCTTCGGTGTCCGTCATAGACGCCCCGGACGTGGACCGATGGATGAGGGGCGGGGAGTTCCTGGTGGGGAGCGGCTACATATTCCGGGAGGACCCCGAGGCCTTCACGGACTTCTTAAGGCGGGTGAACGACCGGGGCATAGCGGCGGTGGGTGTGAAGCTGGACCGGTACCATCACGAGCTGCCATCCTCCATGGTGAGCGAGGCAGATCGGATGGGGCTGCCGCTGCTATCCATACCCCTTCACTATCGCTGGACCGACATAATAGAGGGGGTCCAGACCTTCATCCTTCAGGAGAGGAACCGTTCTGCCTGTTCACCCTATGAGGTGGGGAGCTTCCTTGAGGAGGGGCTGGACATACGGCAGATACTCTCCACCTTCGCCTCCAGGCTTCAGAGGACCCTCACGGTCCAGTGCTCCCAGATGGGCATATGCCACAACTTCCTGCCCGACGGTTCCGTGGAGGGTCCAGAAGCGACCCAGGCCTTCCTCAAGACCCCGGTGGTCCAGGAGCGGGGGCTTCCCAAGCGGGGGCAGGTGGTGGCCAGCCTGGAGCTCAGGAACAGCGGGGTCCTACAGTGGAGCGCCTCCTACCGCTTCCTATCCGACACCCCCCTCACGCTCCACCTGTGGCTGAGCCAAGGGGAGAACCTTCCCTCCACAAGGCAGGAACGGATGGTTCTAAGGGCCATGACGCTGGTGCGGGCCTCCGCCCTGGAGCTGTCCGCCATATCTAACCGGTCCGCCATGAGGAAGGAGAAGCTATTCGAGGCCCTTTGCCTTGATATATACAACGACCCCTCCATAATCGAGGCCAACCTGAAGGAGCTTGGCATAACCCTTCCCCAGAGGTCCTGCGTGGCCATAGTCTCCGCCGCGGAGGGCTCCTCGCCGCCTCGTTGGACCCCTTCAAACCCGGTGATGAGCTACCGGCTCGGGGACATGTGGACGGGGCTGATACCACTGTCCGACCTGGAACAGATCAAGCGGGAGTGGAACCAGCGAGCCATGGACCTCAAGGTGTACGTGGCCATAGGGGGAACCGTCCGGACCATGGGAGAGATAAGCAGGTCCTACCAGGAAGCCAAACGGACCTTCAACTGGCTTAGGGAGTTCTCCCTGGACCCCGGGGCTTACGCCCACGATGACCTGTCGCTGTACGCCCTGCTGGACAACCTCTTCCGGCTTCCCGAGGCCAAGGGTGTTTACAAGAGGTTCTTCGAACCCCTTCTCGAGGAGGCCTCGTCCAGCTCAAGGAGGAGCCTTCCCCTAAAGGACCTGGTAAAGAGCCTGGTGAGCTGCGACTTCAACGCCCGGCAGTGCGCCCAGGCGCTTCATCTGCACTACAACACCGTGAGGAACCACCTGGACGAGCTGGAGAAGCTGTTGGGGGTGGACCTCAACAACCCCCACCACAGGCTGGGGCTCGCCCTGGCTTACCACATAGGCAACGGTGTTCAAAAGCGGGGGATCAAGCTCTGA
- a CDS encoding DUF1576 domain-containing protein, which produces MEEVRREFRRYWIVSAFMWAIILWGIVMSGGDVDELFAGLQRILFSTCTLITDYVLLGGPSAALVNAGFLGLAALGVCAAAQVRLTGPAIAAVFTVCGFGFFGKNLLNVWPIIIGVFLHSRFRGVPFKDHLLISLFGTSLAPLVSELAFGASLSPVGPWLGSLLAGLVGGVAAGFFLPPLAKHFLVVHQGYNLYNVGFTCGFLGLVSLGLFRAIGVPLDGGFYWFHGGHDIFFVPVLLFFSAMMITGLVITPNPMPGLRDIYSSSGRLVSDFVQYSGFGPSLVNMGSLGLLGLMYIRLTGGDLNGPTIGGMITLAGFGGFGKHLRNVVPVMLGTWGAAVISVWPVASPGASLAVLFSGCLAPVSGAFGVVAGLAAGFLHLMVVMTVGSVHGGLSLYNNGLSGGIVAAMLLPVLEALREED; this is translated from the coding sequence ATGGAGGAGGTGAGGAGGGAGTTTCGACGATACTGGATCGTCTCAGCGTTCATGTGGGCCATCATCCTATGGGGCATCGTCATGTCCGGTGGAGACGTGGACGAGCTGTTCGCGGGGCTTCAGCGGATACTCTTCTCCACCTGCACCCTCATAACCGACTACGTGTTGCTTGGAGGTCCCTCCGCCGCGTTGGTTAACGCGGGGTTTTTGGGCCTTGCGGCGCTGGGGGTGTGCGCCGCCGCCCAGGTTAGGCTCACCGGTCCTGCCATAGCGGCGGTTTTTACGGTCTGCGGCTTCGGGTTCTTCGGCAAAAACCTGCTCAACGTTTGGCCCATCATAATCGGTGTGTTCCTCCACAGCCGTTTCCGGGGCGTCCCCTTCAAGGACCACCTTCTCATATCCCTGTTTGGCACGTCCCTGGCCCCCTTGGTCAGCGAGCTTGCCTTCGGGGCCTCCTTGTCGCCGGTGGGGCCTTGGCTTGGGTCCTTGCTGGCGGGGCTTGTGGGGGGGGTTGCGGCAGGTTTCTTCCTGCCTCCCCTTGCCAAACACTTCCTTGTGGTGCACCAGGGCTACAACCTCTACAACGTGGGATTCACCTGCGGCTTTCTTGGGCTGGTGTCCCTTGGGCTCTTTAGGGCCATAGGAGTTCCCCTTGACGGGGGATTCTACTGGTTCCACGGAGGCCACGACATCTTCTTCGTGCCGGTCCTGCTTTTCTTTTCAGCCATGATGATCACGGGCCTTGTGATAACCCCCAACCCAATGCCGGGTCTTAGGGACATTTACTCCTCCTCGGGGCGTCTTGTGTCCGATTTCGTGCAGTACTCAGGCTTCGGCCCTTCCCTTGTGAACATGGGGTCCCTGGGGCTTCTGGGCCTTATGTACATAAGGCTGACCGGAGGGGACCTGAACGGTCCTACCATAGGCGGCATGATAACCCTGGCGGGTTTTGGGGGGTTTGGCAAGCACTTGAGGAACGTGGTGCCCGTCATGCTGGGCACCTGGGGAGCCGCGGTGATATCCGTCTGGCCGGTGGCCAGCCCGGGGGCATCCCTGGCGGTGCTGTTCAGCGGCTGTCTTGCCCCGGTGAGCGGAGCCTTTGGGGTGGTGGCGGGCTTGGCCGCCGGGTTCCTGCACCTAATGGTGGTGATGACCGTGGGCAGCGTCCACGGCGGGCTTAGCCTATATAACAACGGCCTTTCGGGTGGCATCGTGGCCGCCATGCTGCTTCCCGTGCTTGAGGCCTTGAGGGAGGAGGATTGA